One part of the Microlunatus elymi genome encodes these proteins:
- a CDS encoding DNA polymerase domain-containing protein, producing the protein MAVLMAGRKVDEVRDGVELTHLDQPMLDGSGQTKREFVDYLDRVSGLLLPGLAHRALSVIRVRPGQPPFMQKNLPDYAPEWIPRVDQWSEASRRTVHYPVCEDRRTLLWLANQRAVEFHPALLDLAGRQSMLIIDLDPPEGADFDAVSKVAGAVREVLEALELQAALKTSGSKGIHILVPVDLDHGVDDVAAATRAIAQRTATHDPDNATVAYVKDQRGGKVFVDSTRAGGATVAAAFSPRARPGLPVSYPLTWAELADVRPADFTIGTVPALLDADEVTDPWRGTMPPPQRLPAELIAEGHRIPIARVAAMHEGKRRRARG; encoded by the coding sequence GTGGCGGTTCTGATGGCCGGCCGCAAGGTGGACGAGGTACGGGACGGGGTGGAGCTGACCCATCTCGATCAGCCGATGCTGGACGGCTCGGGGCAGACCAAGCGTGAGTTCGTCGACTATCTGGACCGGGTCTCGGGACTGCTGTTGCCGGGGCTCGCACACCGGGCTCTGTCGGTGATTCGGGTACGTCCTGGGCAGCCGCCGTTCATGCAGAAGAACCTGCCCGACTACGCCCCCGAGTGGATTCCGCGGGTCGACCAGTGGTCCGAGGCGTCGCGCCGGACCGTGCACTATCCGGTCTGCGAGGACCGACGCACGTTGTTGTGGCTGGCCAATCAACGAGCGGTCGAATTCCACCCTGCACTGCTGGACCTCGCTGGCCGGCAGTCGATGTTGATCATCGATCTGGATCCGCCCGAGGGCGCCGATTTCGACGCGGTGAGCAAGGTCGCCGGCGCGGTCCGGGAGGTGCTCGAGGCGCTGGAACTCCAAGCAGCGTTGAAGACCAGCGGTTCGAAGGGCATCCACATCCTGGTGCCGGTCGATCTCGACCATGGGGTCGATGACGTCGCGGCGGCGACCAGGGCGATCGCTCAGCGCACGGCAACCCACGACCCCGACAACGCGACCGTCGCGTACGTCAAGGACCAGCGCGGCGGCAAGGTGTTCGTCGACTCCACCCGAGCCGGTGGCGCGACGGTTGCCGCCGCCTTCAGCCCACGTGCCCGGCCCGGTCTGCCGGTCTCGTACCCGTTGACGTGGGCTGAGTTGGCCGACGTCCGCCCAGCCGACTTCACCATCGGTACGGTGCCCGCGCTGCTCGACGCCGACGAGGTCACCGATCCCTGGCGCGGAACCATGCCGCCGCCGCAACGGCTGCCCGCCGAGCTGATCGCCGAGGGACACCGGATCCCGATCGCCCGGGTGGCGGCGATGCACGAAGGCAAACGCCGCCGCGCTCGGGGCTGA
- a CDS encoding type III secretion system chaperone family protein: MQQDPVEAEIVRGLRELGLDWKSTGPGLYTVSLPGTRKLSTECALQLGRHDLELRAFVARNPDENHERVYRWLLERNLKLYAIRYTIDTLGDIYLTARIHRDAITAAEIDRLLGAVADAADSSFNTILELGFASSIRQEWQWRLARGESTANLAAFRHLAPGDHDHDH; encoded by the coding sequence GTGCAGCAGGATCCGGTCGAGGCCGAGATCGTCCGAGGACTCCGTGAGCTCGGACTGGACTGGAAGTCGACGGGGCCCGGTCTCTACACCGTGAGCCTGCCCGGGACTCGCAAACTCAGCACCGAGTGCGCGTTACAGCTGGGTCGACATGATCTTGAACTGCGGGCGTTCGTCGCCCGCAACCCGGACGAGAACCACGAACGAGTCTACCGCTGGCTGCTGGAGCGCAATCTCAAGCTGTACGCGATTCGCTACACCATCGACACGCTCGGTGACATCTACCTGACCGCCCGGATCCATCGAGACGCGATCACTGCCGCCGAGATCGACCGACTGCTCGGCGCAGTCGCCGACGCCGCGGACTCGTCGTTCAACACCATCCTGGAGCTCGGCTTCGCCTCCAGCATCCGGCAGGAATGGCAGTGGCGACTGGCCCGCGGCGAGTCGACCGCCAACCTCGCGGCCTTCCGACACCTGGCACCTGGTGACCACGATCACGATCACTGA
- a CDS encoding MFS transporter, with protein sequence MPGTTTSRRGGWMMISTILIEAWDLYAISFLLIFIKNEYNPTPVQLGLATAAVQGGALVGALIGGYIADQLGRKRVFILTMALFIVLAVAQGFSQNIWDLIIIRFLIGIPLGSDISNGYAYIMESMPKGKREQMGSRWQFMFGLGEVIAIVVVTIMYVAGIDHDLLWRVGLALGAVPAVILLISRLGLPETPSSLVQRGRFHEAKEVSQQLFDDPLDMLPDEDVHIERVKVGDFLKVMWADPIKKRATIYGWISNAMQGAEFTAFGFYLPVILVAAGVGVTGSGETQNLVGTNLVTALVYCLATVSGFVAPLMLPKIGHRGVAMWGFGMAFVGLVVGAFAIGMDFKVLIVIAACVLMWGHYWDASNGMTITSMVAPPRFKGTASGFGYVFVKGASFFGAFVFPIMTAAWGPVGATLAVSALSLTGFLSAKFILPELYGYVEQETAQLERRADRTDPPIR encoded by the coding sequence ATGCCTGGCACGACGACGAGCCGTCGCGGCGGCTGGATGATGATCTCGACGATCTTGATCGAGGCCTGGGACCTGTACGCGATCTCGTTCCTGTTGATCTTCATCAAGAACGAGTACAACCCGACGCCGGTCCAACTCGGTCTGGCCACCGCGGCGGTGCAGGGCGGCGCCCTGGTCGGTGCACTGATCGGCGGTTACATCGCCGATCAGCTCGGCCGTAAGCGGGTCTTCATCCTCACCATGGCCCTGTTCATCGTGTTGGCCGTGGCCCAAGGATTCTCCCAGAACATCTGGGATCTGATCATCATCAGGTTCCTGATCGGCATTCCGCTCGGCAGCGACATCTCCAACGGTTACGCCTACATCATGGAGTCGATGCCCAAGGGCAAGCGCGAGCAGATGGGCAGTCGCTGGCAGTTCATGTTCGGCCTGGGCGAGGTGATCGCGATCGTGGTGGTGACGATCATGTACGTCGCCGGAATTGATCATGATCTGTTGTGGCGCGTCGGTCTGGCACTCGGCGCGGTGCCCGCGGTGATCTTGCTGATCTCCCGGCTGGGCCTGCCGGAGACGCCGTCGTCGCTGGTCCAACGGGGCCGATTCCACGAGGCGAAGGAAGTGTCCCAGCAACTGTTCGACGACCCGCTGGACATGCTGCCGGACGAGGACGTCCACATCGAACGGGTGAAGGTCGGCGACTTCCTGAAGGTGATGTGGGCCGATCCGATCAAGAAGCGGGCCACCATCTACGGCTGGATCTCCAACGCGATGCAGGGTGCGGAGTTCACCGCGTTCGGCTTCTACCTACCGGTGATCTTGGTCGCCGCCGGCGTCGGTGTCACCGGCAGCGGCGAGACCCAGAACCTCGTCGGCACCAATCTGGTCACCGCGCTGGTCTACTGCCTGGCGACCGTGTCGGGATTCGTGGCGCCGCTGATGCTGCCCAAGATCGGTCATCGTGGGGTGGCGATGTGGGGCTTCGGGATGGCCTTCGTCGGCCTGGTGGTCGGCGCCTTCGCGATCGGCATGGATTTCAAGGTGCTGATCGTGATCGCTGCCTGTGTGTTGATGTGGGGCCACTACTGGGACGCGTCGAACGGGATGACGATCACCTCGATGGTGGCGCCGCCACGGTTCAAGGGCACCGCGTCCGGCTTCGGCTACGTGTTCGTCAAGGGCGCCTCGTTCTTCGGCGCCTTCGTGTTTCCGATCATGACCGCCGCCTGGGGACCGGTCGGCGCCACGCTCGCGGTGTCGGCCCTGTCACTGACCGGATTCCTGTCGGCGAAGTTCATTCTGCCCGAGCTGTACGGCTACGTGGAGCAGGAGACAGCACAGCTCGAGCGCCGCGCGGACAGGACGGATCCGCCGATTCGTTAG
- a CDS encoding sensor histidine kinase, with protein sequence MNAGAAAGLALIVGLAIGALIAVLVLRRPAEATGESEDFIDEPVEVPPGVSQMLAALGSSAVVVGPHDEILEATAQARTVGIVRGSRIGIAELLDLVRTVRTDEVLRSVDLELQRGGAGGAATFLAVRVAPLADGLVVVLAEDRTTAVRVEETRRDFVANVSHELKTPIGAVALLAEAVESAADDPEAVLRFAARMTIESQRLSELVGQIIELSRLQADDPLVQAEPVEVDDILTQAVDRCRVDAQKRDVQLAVAGLPGCYVLGSELQLVAAVGNLVENAILYSDPGARVTVAVHRVERGDDDVVEITVSDNGIGIAPADLDRIFERFYRVDYARSRANGGTGLGLSIVKHIAAAHGGDVAVWSQPGQGSTFTVALPAPIGDAAAPLTARLPEVDHEMVDGVAPADGTDSSSPGRNASTAAVPARQRRDDAESVHPRTSEPQEIVR encoded by the coding sequence GTGAACGCAGGAGCAGCCGCGGGCCTGGCGCTGATCGTCGGCCTGGCCATCGGTGCTCTGATCGCGGTGCTGGTGTTGCGCCGGCCGGCCGAGGCGACCGGCGAATCCGAGGACTTCATCGACGAACCGGTGGAGGTCCCGCCGGGGGTGTCCCAGATGTTGGCGGCGCTCGGCTCGTCGGCGGTGGTGGTCGGTCCGCACGACGAGATCCTGGAGGCGACCGCGCAGGCCCGGACCGTCGGCATCGTACGCGGCAGCCGGATCGGCATCGCCGAGTTGCTCGACCTGGTCCGTACGGTGCGCACCGACGAGGTCCTCCGCAGCGTCGACCTGGAGCTGCAGCGTGGCGGTGCAGGCGGGGCCGCGACCTTCCTGGCGGTACGCGTCGCGCCGCTGGCCGACGGACTGGTGGTGGTGCTGGCCGAGGACCGGACCACCGCGGTCCGGGTGGAGGAGACCCGCCGCGACTTCGTGGCCAACGTCAGCCACGAGCTGAAGACGCCGATCGGGGCGGTGGCCCTGCTGGCCGAGGCGGTGGAGAGCGCGGCCGACGATCCCGAGGCGGTGCTGCGGTTCGCCGCGCGGATGACGATCGAGTCCCAGCGGTTGAGTGAGCTGGTCGGCCAGATCATCGAACTGTCCCGGTTGCAGGCCGACGATCCGCTGGTCCAGGCCGAACCGGTCGAGGTGGACGACATCCTCACCCAGGCGGTGGACCGCTGCCGGGTGGATGCCCAGAAGCGGGACGTCCAGCTCGCTGTCGCCGGTCTGCCCGGCTGCTACGTCCTCGGCAGCGAGCTCCAACTGGTCGCCGCCGTCGGCAATCTGGTCGAGAACGCAATCCTCTACTCCGACCCGGGCGCCCGGGTCACCGTCGCCGTCCACCGGGTCGAGCGCGGCGACGACGACGTGGTCGAGATCACCGTCTCCGACAACGGCATCGGCATCGCCCCGGCCGACCTGGACCGGATCTTCGAACGTTTCTACCGGGTCGACTACGCCCGCAGCCGCGCCAACGGCGGCACCGGGCTGGGGCTGTCGATCGTCAAGCACATCGCCGCCGCCCATGGCGGTGATGTGGCGGTCTGGAGCCAGCCCGGGCAGGGCTCGACGTTCACCGTCGCCTTACCCGCGCCGATCGGCGACGCCGCGGCACCCCTCACCGCCCGGCTGCCCGAAGTTGATCATGAAATGGTCGACGGCGTGGCGCCGGCAGACGGTACCGATTCATCCAGTCCCGGCAGGAACGCAAGCACTGCAGCGGTCCCTGCCCGCCAGCGCCGCGACGATGCGGAGTCGGTGCACCCCCGTACATCCGAACCCCAGGAGATCGTCAGATGA
- a CDS encoding GTPase family protein codes for MPSGSDWFSSEFRAQYDKQHDAIGRFNLAIFGKTGVGKSTLINAIFGEEVAATGIGAPVTKDSRIYIDRIGHLGIVDTQGMEVGKDDREILSELDKAIKAMRKQPLSDQIHLAWFCVRGMDRRFEEAEADFVRRLDKLGLPVIMVLTQVPMRDGQYHPDAVTLAEHIRSMGLPIVDGRPFLTNAKPDPFTQTSVHGLHEVLDASFRVAPEGVELALTAAQTIDQKRKAWAAQRDIVMAAGSAATAAAVPIPFSDAAMLVPIQLGLMARIAHIYKIRIERAALMAVATTTAATQGGRAAFTGLLKMVPGAGSVAGGVIGAAVASSFTFALGQAWLVVCQRMAGGQLLTQSGAVDTNAVRDAFLQEFGKRMAPIRRK; via the coding sequence GTGCCTTCCGGTTCCGACTGGTTCTCAAGCGAGTTCCGTGCCCAGTACGACAAGCAGCACGACGCGATCGGCCGCTTCAACCTGGCCATCTTCGGCAAGACCGGCGTCGGCAAGTCCACCCTGATCAACGCGATCTTCGGCGAGGAGGTGGCGGCCACCGGGATCGGGGCGCCGGTCACCAAGGACAGCCGCATCTACATCGACCGGATCGGCCACCTGGGCATCGTCGACACCCAGGGGATGGAGGTCGGCAAGGACGACCGGGAGATCCTTTCCGAACTGGACAAGGCGATCAAGGCGATGCGCAAGCAGCCGTTGAGCGATCAGATCCACCTCGCCTGGTTCTGCGTACGAGGCATGGACCGCCGGTTCGAGGAGGCCGAGGCCGACTTCGTCCGGCGGCTGGACAAGCTCGGGTTGCCGGTGATCATGGTGCTCACCCAGGTGCCGATGCGCGACGGCCAGTACCACCCGGATGCGGTCACGCTGGCCGAACACATCCGGTCGATGGGACTGCCGATCGTCGACGGCCGGCCGTTCCTGACCAACGCCAAGCCCGATCCCTTCACCCAGACGTCGGTGCACGGCCTGCACGAGGTGCTCGATGCCTCCTTTCGCGTGGCGCCGGAGGGCGTTGAGCTCGCCCTCACCGCCGCCCAGACCATCGACCAGAAGAGGAAGGCGTGGGCGGCGCAACGGGACATCGTGATGGCGGCCGGTAGTGCGGCCACCGCTGCGGCGGTGCCGATCCCGTTCTCCGACGCCGCCATGCTGGTCCCGATCCAACTCGGGCTGATGGCCCGGATCGCGCACATCTACAAGATCAGGATCGAACGGGCCGCGCTGATGGCGGTCGCCACTACCACGGCCGCCACCCAGGGCGGCCGGGCGGCGTTCACCGGACTGTTGAAGATGGTGCCCGGCGCGGGCTCGGTGGCCGGTGGCGTGATCGGGGCCGCGGTGGCATCGTCGTTCACCTTCGCCCTCGGCCAGGCCTGGCTGGTGGTCTGCCAGCGGATGGCCGGCGGCCAGCTGCTCACCCAGAGCGGCGCGGTCGACACCAACGCCGTACGGGACGCTTTCCTGCAGGAGTTCGGCAAACGGATGGCTCCGATCCGACGGAAATGA
- a CDS encoding YbhB/YbcL family Raf kinase inhibitor-like protein, which produces MSLERPVAPDPYELLPKVGSFSVTSTDVTDGQPLKDAQVASIGNTSPQLSWSGFPEQTQSFVVSCFDPDAPTPSGFWHWALVDLPGDVTSLDTGAGEEDSNLPGNAFMLRNDGGQHAFMGAAPPQSDQVHRYYFVVHAVTEETLGIDRNSSPAVMSFNLAFKTAARAILVGTYQS; this is translated from the coding sequence ATGAGCCTCGAACGTCCCGTCGCACCGGACCCGTACGAACTGCTGCCGAAGGTCGGCTCGTTCTCCGTCACCAGCACCGACGTCACCGACGGGCAGCCGCTGAAGGATGCCCAGGTCGCCAGCATCGGCAACACGTCGCCGCAACTGTCCTGGTCCGGCTTCCCGGAGCAGACCCAGAGCTTCGTGGTCAGCTGCTTCGACCCGGACGCGCCGACGCCGAGCGGCTTCTGGCACTGGGCCCTGGTCGACCTGCCGGGCGACGTCACCTCGCTGGACACCGGCGCGGGGGAGGAGGACTCGAACCTGCCCGGCAACGCCTTCATGCTCCGCAATGACGGCGGCCAGCACGCGTTCATGGGCGCCGCTCCGCCGCAGAGCGACCAGGTGCACCGGTACTACTTCGTCGTGCACGCGGTCACCGAGGAGACCCTCGGAATCGATCGGAACTCGTCCCCGGCGGTGATGAGCTTCAACCTGGCGTTCAAGACGGCCGCCCGGGCAATCCTCGTCGGCACGTACCAGTCTTGA
- the phoU gene encoding phosphate signaling complex protein PhoU — MRDSYREQLDDILTDLVQMSQTVSTAVRQATTALLEVDIHAAEKVISSDADIDAAQADIEARAFSLLARQAPVAGELRTVVATLRMVTELERMGDLAAHVAKIARLRYPEPAVPEGLRPNFVRMGDVAEKMVIRAGQTLSERDLDSAQELHDRDQEMDELRRDQFRLLLGDDWSYGVEAAVDVALLGRYYERIADHAASVARRVIYVVTGKFPDDEVWPQP; from the coding sequence GTGCGCGACTCCTACCGGGAGCAACTCGACGACATTCTGACCGACCTGGTGCAGATGTCGCAGACCGTTTCCACTGCCGTGCGGCAGGCGACCACGGCCCTGTTGGAGGTCGACATCCATGCCGCCGAGAAGGTGATCAGCTCCGACGCCGACATCGACGCGGCCCAGGCCGACATCGAGGCGAGAGCCTTTTCGCTGCTGGCCCGGCAGGCGCCGGTGGCGGGCGAGCTGCGGACGGTGGTGGCCACCCTGCGGATGGTCACCGAGCTGGAGCGGATGGGCGACCTGGCCGCGCACGTGGCCAAGATCGCCCGGCTGCGCTACCCGGAACCAGCGGTGCCCGAGGGGCTGCGGCCCAACTTCGTCCGGATGGGCGATGTGGCCGAGAAGATGGTGATCCGGGCCGGCCAGACGCTGAGCGAACGTGACCTGGACTCCGCGCAGGAGTTGCACGACCGCGACCAGGAGATGGACGAGCTGCGTCGCGACCAGTTCCGGCTGCTGCTCGGCGACGACTGGAGCTACGGGGTCGAGGCGGCCGTCGACGTCGCGCTGCTCGGCCGCTACTACGAGCGGATCGCCGACCATGCCGCCTCGGTGGCTCGCCGGGTGATCTACGTGGTCACCGGCAAGTTCCCCGATGACGAGGTCTGGCCCCAGCCGTGA
- a CDS encoding response regulator transcription factor: MTRVLVIEDEESYREATSYMLRKEGFEVVEAADGTQGLAEFDRVGADIVLLDLMMPGLPGTEVCRQLRARAAVPVIMVTARDSEVDKVVGLELGADDYVTKPFSHRELVARIRAVLRRGQDLELLPDVVESAGVRMDVERHEVSVNGERVKLALKEFELLEMLLRNAGRVMTRGQLIDRIWGADYVGDTKTLDVHVKRLRTKIEPDPAAPQFLVTVRGLGYKFEG, from the coding sequence ATGACCCGTGTGCTGGTGATCGAGGACGAAGAGTCCTATCGCGAAGCCACGTCCTACATGTTGCGCAAGGAAGGTTTCGAGGTGGTCGAGGCCGCCGACGGGACCCAGGGCCTGGCCGAATTCGATCGGGTCGGCGCCGACATCGTGCTGCTCGACCTGATGATGCCGGGCTTGCCCGGTACGGAGGTCTGCCGGCAGCTGCGTGCCCGTGCCGCCGTCCCGGTGATCATGGTCACCGCCCGGGATTCCGAGGTGGACAAGGTGGTCGGGCTCGAACTGGGTGCCGACGACTACGTCACCAAACCGTTCAGCCATCGCGAACTCGTCGCCCGGATCCGGGCGGTGCTGCGCCGCGGCCAGGACCTCGAGTTGTTGCCGGACGTGGTCGAGTCCGCCGGTGTCCGGATGGACGTCGAGCGGCACGAGGTGTCGGTCAACGGCGAACGGGTCAAGCTGGCGCTGAAGGAGTTCGAGCTGCTGGAGATGCTGTTGCGCAACGCCGGCCGGGTGATGACTCGCGGCCAGTTGATCGACCGGATCTGGGGCGCCGACTACGTCGGTGACACCAAGACCCTGGACGTGCACGTGAAGCGGCTGCGGACCAAGATCGAACCCGACCCCGCCGCCCCGCAGTTCCTGGTCACCGTACGAGGTCTGGGCTACAAGTTCGAAGGCTGA
- a CDS encoding type II toxin-antitoxin system RelE/ParE family toxin: protein MRSYRLTPAAVQDLSSIWDYTVERWDGGQAETYVNEIRAAVERLAESPDRGRACDEIREGYRRYGIGSHIIFYVVNQDSVDVVRILHQRMDPTRHL from the coding sequence ATGAGGAGCTACCGGCTCACTCCGGCCGCCGTCCAGGACCTCTCGTCCATCTGGGACTACACGGTAGAGCGGTGGGATGGCGGTCAGGCCGAGACCTATGTCAACGAGATTAGGGCCGCGGTCGAGCGCCTCGCCGAGAGCCCCGACCGCGGCCGTGCCTGCGACGAGATCCGCGAAGGCTACCGCCGGTACGGGATCGGCAGCCACATCATCTTCTACGTCGTGAACCAAGACAGTGTGGACGTGGTCCGCATCCTGCACCAGCGGATGGACCCGACCCGGCACCTGTAA
- a CDS encoding type II toxin-antitoxin system ParD family antitoxin, translating into MSLNTSISLDEHFADFLAHEVATGRYRSASEVVRAALRLLEDQESQMAALRAALVSGEESGGAKPFDFDAFITAKKA; encoded by the coding sequence ATGAGCTTGAACACGTCGATCAGTCTGGACGAGCATTTCGCGGATTTCCTCGCCCACGAGGTCGCGACGGGGCGCTACCGATCGGCGAGCGAGGTGGTACGCGCGGCATTGCGTTTGCTGGAGGACCAGGAGTCCCAAATGGCTGCACTGCGCGCCGCGCTGGTGTCCGGGGAGGAGAGCGGCGGGGCGAAGCCATTCGACTTCGATGCGTTCATCACGGCGAAGAAGGCATGA
- a CDS encoding ABC transporter substrate-binding protein has protein sequence MPAKPHQQRPGAVTTGRRRRVRGLVAGLSGVVLTVLTACSHTDGGLQASPAPSGADCTVAKLPLKNPGRFTVATDEPAYAPWFADDNPNNGKGYESAVLFAVAARLGFKAEDVDWLQVPFNSAIAPGEKSFDVDIDQVTITAQRQQNVDLSAPYYDTSQAVIALEGSKLAGISTLAELRGAKLGAQADSTSLAAINDQVKPEVPAAVLDTNEDGVKALQDKRIDGLVVDLPTAVQMISGQVDGGLMVGRLPDPDGQPEQFGMVLDHGSKLTGCINQSINKLRDDGTLAKLEGKWLGDLPDVPQLT, from the coding sequence ATGCCCGCGAAACCGCACCAGCAGCGACCCGGCGCCGTCACGACCGGCCGGCGCCGTCGAGTCCGCGGACTGGTGGCAGGATTGTCCGGCGTCGTGCTGACGGTGTTGACCGCGTGTTCGCACACCGACGGCGGACTGCAGGCGAGCCCTGCGCCGTCGGGTGCCGACTGTACGGTGGCCAAGCTGCCGTTGAAGAATCCGGGCCGGTTCACCGTGGCGACCGACGAACCGGCGTACGCACCCTGGTTCGCCGACGACAATCCCAACAACGGCAAGGGATACGAGTCCGCGGTGCTGTTCGCAGTGGCCGCGCGGCTGGGCTTCAAGGCCGAGGACGTCGACTGGCTGCAGGTCCCGTTCAACTCCGCGATCGCCCCCGGCGAGAAGAGCTTCGACGTCGACATCGATCAGGTCACCATCACCGCCCAGCGGCAGCAGAATGTCGATCTCTCCGCCCCGTACTACGACACCTCGCAGGCGGTGATCGCCCTGGAGGGCAGCAAACTGGCCGGCATCTCCACCCTGGCCGAGCTCCGTGGCGCCAAGCTCGGCGCACAAGCCGACAGCACGAGCCTGGCCGCCATCAACGATCAGGTGAAGCCGGAGGTCCCGGCGGCGGTGCTGGACACCAACGAGGACGGCGTGAAAGCCCTGCAGGACAAGCGAATCGACGGCCTGGTCGTCGATCTGCCGACCGCGGTGCAGATGATCTCCGGACAGGTCGACGGCGGTCTGATGGTCGGTCGACTGCCCGACCCGGACGGTCAGCCGGAGCAGTTCGGGATGGTGCTCGATCACGGCAGCAAACTCACCGGCTGCATCAATCAGTCGATCAACAAGCTGCGCGACGACGGCACCCTGGCCAAGCTGGAGGGCAAGTGGCTGGGAGATCTGCCGGATGTGCCGCAGCTGACCTGA
- a CDS encoding phosphoglyceromutase, producing the protein MTFKLILLRHGESEWNAKNLFTGWVDVDLNDKGRAEAQRGGELLAENDLLPDVLHTSLLTRAIHTAQIALDVIGRPWLPVQRSWRLNERHYGALQGKDKAATLAEFGEEQFMIWRRSYDIPPPAISPDDQYANFADPRYGSLPPDARPATECLKDVLIRALPYWYDRIVPDLLAEKTVLVAAHGNSLRAIVKHLDQISDVDVVGLNIPTGIPLLYELNDDLTPVTPGGRYLDPEAAKASIEAVKNQGRK; encoded by the coding sequence ATGACGTTCAAATTGATCTTGCTGCGACATGGTGAAAGTGAATGGAACGCGAAGAATCTGTTCACCGGCTGGGTCGACGTCGACCTCAACGACAAGGGTCGGGCGGAGGCGCAGCGCGGCGGCGAACTGCTGGCCGAGAACGACCTGCTGCCGGACGTTCTGCACACGTCGCTGCTGACCCGCGCCATCCACACCGCACAGATCGCGCTCGACGTGATCGGCCGGCCGTGGCTGCCGGTGCAGCGGTCCTGGCGGCTGAACGAACGTCATTACGGCGCCCTGCAGGGCAAGGACAAGGCCGCCACCCTGGCCGAATTCGGCGAGGAACAGTTCATGATCTGGCGCCGGTCCTACGACATCCCGCCGCCGGCGATCAGCCCGGACGACCAGTACGCCAACTTCGCCGACCCGCGGTACGGGTCGCTGCCGCCGGATGCGCGGCCGGCCACCGAGTGCCTCAAGGACGTGCTGATCCGGGCGCTGCCCTACTGGTACGACCGGATCGTGCCCGACCTGCTGGCGGAGAAGACCGTGCTGGTCGCCGCCCACGGCAACTCCCTGCGCGCGATCGTCAAGCACCTCGATCAGATCAGCGACGTCGACGTGGTCGGGCTCAACATCCCGACCGGCATCCCGTTGCTGTACGAGCTGAACGACGACCTCACGCCCGTCACGCCGGGCGGTCGCTACCTCGACCCGGAAGCCGCCAAGGCCTCGATCGAGGCGGTCAAGAACCAGGGCCGGAAGTAG
- a CDS encoding SDR family NAD(P)-dependent oxidoreductase: MSDPTASSPDRPVAVVTGASSGIGAATARRLADEGYEVVCAARRADRIEALADEIGGVAVTCDVTDTESVAALARAAGDRCSLLINNAGGALGLEPVAEADLAAWQAMYASNVLGATSVTKALLPTLINNVGQVIFVTSVAADGGYEGGAGYCGAKAAERAVVESMRLELVDQPVRIAEVSPGMVHTEEFSLTRFGGDQERADKVYAGVEKPLLASDIADVIGWIATRPDHVNIDRITVRPRAQAAQHKVHRSS; this comes from the coding sequence ATGAGCGATCCGACAGCTAGCAGTCCTGACCGGCCGGTCGCGGTGGTCACTGGAGCCAGTAGCGGAATCGGTGCGGCGACCGCGCGCCGGCTCGCCGATGAGGGGTACGAGGTGGTGTGCGCCGCACGGCGTGCCGACCGGATCGAAGCGCTGGCCGACGAGATCGGCGGCGTCGCGGTGACCTGCGATGTGACCGACACCGAGTCGGTTGCGGCGTTGGCCCGGGCGGCCGGCGATCGGTGTTCGTTGTTGATCAACAACGCCGGCGGAGCTCTCGGTCTGGAGCCGGTGGCCGAGGCAGATCTTGCTGCCTGGCAAGCGATGTACGCCTCCAACGTGCTCGGCGCGACGTCCGTCACCAAGGCACTGCTGCCGACCTTGATCAACAACGTGGGCCAGGTGATCTTCGTGACCTCGGTGGCCGCGGACGGCGGCTACGAGGGCGGAGCCGGCTACTGCGGCGCCAAGGCCGCCGAGCGCGCGGTGGTCGAGTCGATGCGGCTGGAACTGGTCGACCAGCCGGTGCGGATCGCCGAGGTCTCCCCCGGGATGGTGCACACCGAAGAGTTCTCGCTGACCCGGTTCGGCGGTGATCAAGAACGCGCCGACAAGGTGTACGCCGGAGTGGAAAAGCCCTTGCTCGCCAGCGACATCGCCGACGTGATCGGCTGGATCGCCACCCGGCCGGACCACGTCAACATCGATCGGATCACCGTACGGCCCCGTGCGCAGGCTGCACAGCACAAGGTGCACCGCAGCAGCTGA